Part of the Paroedura picta isolate Pp20150507F chromosome 3, Ppicta_v3.0, whole genome shotgun sequence genome is shown below.
AAATCTGTACATGCTACGTTTAATATTAAAAGACAATGTTTTGAATGTTGTATTCCAACTGTGGTCATATGGgtcattctccccttccccaagtgCTCCTAGCTCTTCCACCTTACTTCTCCTTACCCTGTCAGGATTTCATGATCTGACACTTTCAGACTGGAGATGCCATCTTTGGCCTCGTCGAGTATCTGGACAGAATCTGGTCTGCGTGAACGACAGTCCCAGCAGCGGACACTGGAGTCAATAGATCCTGCAAgacacaaacaaaaaacccaactggGTAAAACCAGAAAACCAATGAACTAGAAACAAGTGGCAAGAAAAGAAGCATTCCTTACCTGACAAGATCACAGTAGCCTCTTCGTTGAACTGGATACAGTTTACCTTCTGCCCAAGAACACAGGAAGAGATTAGGGACAAGCGCTTTCCCAAAGGCTGCATACAAATGTTCTTATTCTGTGAATCATACTCCATTTTTGAGTATgttctttcatttctttcctcCTCACTGATCAACCATTCATACTTGTGTTATTCCCACAGAGCTCTAGCCTCCAGCACTACTACCATTCCACAATACAAACTACTCTTGTTGACAACACAAAATAACTTTTATTTCACCCTCAAGGGCAGACAGCAAGTGGTAGCGCCAGAAAAGCAACCAATatcttttttgtgggggagaTAGTCACAGATAGCACCTACATGCTCAGTTTCACTGTCCAAGTCTCTCAGAGTTCAAATAGCCTGGCAATCCCACAAAAAGTTTAAATTGTCCTCAAGACTCTCCATCTCCTCCAGATGCATGTCTCCTATTGTAATGGACAAGCACTGTCATGTGCTTCGCATGGCTatgacttttaaaagaaacaaaaccattGACACAGCCCAATCTAATAAGACAGAGCATAGAGCTATTAACCCTCATGGCAAATCCGGAGGAAGTCACTTCTTTAAGCAGAAGAGTGGAGACCTTTCCCTGAAAACCCAAAAGGACAGAACATGTCTTACCCCTGCATGGCCACGGAACTTCCGAATCACTTGCCCTGTAGCCACATCCCAAAGTACAACGGTCTTGTCTGATCCGCATGAACAAAGCTGGCTGTTGTCAAATGACCTATGGGAGTAGAGAAATAGAGAAGGGATAACAGCAGCAACAGAAATGGCATTTCTTGGGCTATCACATCTCCTACTCCAATTCAAGGGATGTTAAGTCCTAGGGCTCTCAAGTGAACTGAGAGAGCACAGAATTCAGCAGTAGGTGCAGAATTCTGACAGAGTCTCTTAGATTCCATTATGTTTAAGGTCATAAAAATAGGAAAAATAGATTTGCATGTGTATATGGCCTCCAGGGAATGGTTATATCAGAAGCCAGGCATTTTAGCACAACGTtcacattttttattttcttttggtgAATCTTGCATAGCAAAAGTTCACTCTACTTTATCTGATGAGACAGACTCAACCCAACAAAGCTTGTTACAATTAGTTTATTAGTCTTCACAGCAAAACAGGATTTTCTTATTCGGTGATCAGTGGATATCATTGGGTCAGTGGTCCCAAAGTCTTTGTACCCACAGGCATGTTTGGGATTTTGAGAAGGGGTGCAGTgcaccatcccaaaatggctgccacaggaaggtgGTGAAAAAAAGCTCATCACTTCTGCGGAAGACAGAGCCCTTGCTCCTAAGAAATATTGGGAAGGTGAGATTAGGTACACGGGGACTAAGAAAAGCCCAGCTGCTTCTTAATCCTCCTATTCCCCCAGTAGAAACCCCCCTGGTATGAATCAGGGCAACTAATGACAAGCCTTGCCTTACAATAGTCTCACCCACTTTCACAGCTGTCTGCCTCACCTGATAAATAGAAGGAAAATAACATGTTTTTCAAAATAAGAATACAGATTGGATCCTGCCTATAATTTCTGCAAGTACAAAGAGAGGTGCAATTTTTTGCAGATTACTTCCTCCTGAATCAGAACAAAAGAACCCTAAAAATGCTGCTCTTGGGAGACAAGTGAATGTAGGCATCCAAcctactagggttgtgtgcggcggtgtCCGACCACCACACACAACCCCACTACCTACTTTGTGGGCATGAAATTCTAAGCGGGATCCAAGTCTGTTAATGTACATTGCTTAATTTGCCCCATACACACAGATCAGAGATTTCAGCTTTATAACTGTGCAACATTTATACACAGGTCTGTCTTCTCAAAAATATGGATAAAGCACAAAAGTCCTAGCCTAAATATGGGGATTGTTTGACTACATCTCAATTTTTCTGAAGGGGGTTCCATAGCAAACATCCTCTCCTTTAATAACAGAAGTTGATCCCTCTCCCACAATTCTTACCCTGCTGCATCCAGCACTTCATAGCCATGGCCACTGTATGTCTTGAGCAGAGTCCCTTTCTGGGGGTTCCAGAGCTTGAGTGACTTGTCACTGCCACAAGTGAGACAGTAATTCCCATCCActttgggaaggagaaaagaagagaggTTAAAAATCATTACACTATCATTGTCTCAAGTAACTGAGCACAAATTAAATTCAAAACCAGTTTTCTTGCTTAACTTAgacaagcaaagcaaaacaaatgttACATCACTTAGTAAAATAAACTAGGCCCAAGCCAAATCTCCCTTCTACTGGCTGATTTCTGTGCTACTAGACTAAATCCCCCCAAGCTGTGCTCCCACTACTGTTATTACTAAGAACAACACAAATCATGCTCCAGCCTGTAATATTATCCATTTGAGTTACACAGACAGCACCTATGCAGTGAAAAACATTTCCTCAACACCTCCCACACCCGTTGCAATGGCTTTCTTGATCTAACAAAACACTAAAAATAACTGGGATCACATCACACAATAGATCCCAATTTCCTTGTAGAACATAAAACAAGGACTCCCTTTCCTAGCctcttcagccttaataattatGTTCACTGTGCAGGATTGAGGATGCACTCACCATTGAACCTTACAGCTCTGACAGCTCCCTGTTTACAATGCAATGTGCCCAGCAGTTTCTTAGGCAGCTCAGGTTTCTTTGGCTTTGGCTCTGGAAAAGCCATTATGAAGAAAAGTAACTTGCTTCATACATATGCTGTGAATGATGCTCTCATACACTTGACAACACAGCAATATCCACTGTAAAGTTTCATGTCCCAGGAATATCCAAGATTGGCTCAAAGGCTTAGGAACGTCTTGCATCCGGAAGATTTTTCATCTTGGAACGCCACCTTATCACAAAATAACACATAACACAGGGATAGAAATAAATCCTCATAGCTCTAAACCCCAACCAAGCTACAGTTTTCCTTATAATGGTGAATCGAACTAAAGACAACACATCTCTGAAAAGTAAAACTAGAACTACTTCATGTTGTGTTATATTTTGGTCAGTTGTCTAGATCCTTTTTCCACCATTCTACTCCAAATTAGTTAACAACGTTTTATAGCAGAAACCACTTGTACATATCCAGTCTTTCTTAGATTTTTCGAGAATTCCTTGAGAACTTTTTCTGTGCCCCAACTTTCTTTAAATCTCCCAATCTATAGCCAGGTGAAGCCAATTTTACGGCCTTTTTACAGAGATTTCTCAACAGACTCAAGTCCCATTGAATAGAGAACTACTCTAAATGCAAGCTTACTTCAATCCTCTTACTATCCCTTCTTAAATCTTTCATATTTGCTGCAAACGGGATCTTTACCACAAGCGAGGAAAACACAAGAGCATCCTAATTGGCGCCTGAGGGCGTGCAGCTGCCAGGCGCGCTGCCTTGAGTTCACCTTGTTCTCCGCTCCCCGCTGCTATTTCGCCCAAAAGACCGTTCCGAAGTTATCTGGACCAGTATGGACGAGGAAGTAAGACAGAACAGGCCCCCGGGGCGCTTGGAAGGTGAACGTTTATTCCAGCGTAAAACGTCATCGTTCGGAACGAAGCCTCCTGAGCGCCGGGGTGTCACTGCATTTGTTGCCCCCCCTCGCGCTGAAAGGAAGCGGAAGTTGAAGCGGCTGGAGAGGCTTTCTGGAGTCGCCTGGGACGGGCTGCGATGTCCAGCAACAACATGGCGGACCCGCGGCGGCCGAACCGCGTGCTCAGGTCAGCAACGATCGGCCTCGGGGGGTTCCTGAGGCAACGCCCGGGCGCGGGGGCACGAGCCCTGCAGCGCGGAAGGAGACGGTGCTGCGTCGCACGAGTGTAATGATACGAAAGGGGGCGCTGAGGGGCACGGAGTCCctggaaagggggcggggagggcatGAGGTCGCTATGGCAACGGAGTCGAAGGGCGAAGAAATGGGCCGAAGCAGCTTCCCTTGGCAACAGCAACTGTGGTGGGGAGGTTAGAGCACAAGCAGCGGGGGAAAGGGCTGAGGGGCTTATCCTCACGAGCAATGCGGACTCCAGAACTCTAGTCTCAGGTCAAGGGCAATCGCGATATCCAGTCTccgctatggggggggggagtgtgtgtgcagGTGATGCTGCAGGAGGATGTTGCCAGTCAGGGGATCTGTGCCCTTCAGGATTGGAAAGGAGATCTGCACATTTGTCTGTGTCTTATtaaaaactagtaatcaagcccgctgcaggggaatgcagcgggcgctaggaccttacATTGTTCTTCGGCGTGCTGGTCTGCGGCTCCTTCAGTGGCGGCGGCGAGCTTCTGGCAGGCTGGTCCGAGGGTCAAacacctcctgctgctcctgccggccgcctgcgcgtCCCCTTCGGCCGCCGCTTGTCCGCCGCTGCTcctgcccctgctggccagcgggcccggcccctcggcggcagcggcggggcggggagagccgggcggcggcggcggcggcgggggaacggcaggcggcggcgcggcggcaggcagcggcggcggcggaggtccGGGCTCCTTTCAGGCTGGTTCGCCGCaacagcccgccaggcagggaacccccggcagccgcgcttcgcacgaggaactgcgagccgcgctgcgcgtggctcgcagttgctggagctgggaatcggaggctgccgattggtccctccgattgtctgtcatgaggaagggtccaatttggacccttcctcatcacggactaatcccacctccagaccccttaccgaattatatagtccgtggcgcccgtggcgccacgggcggtttaaagaagatggcgcccgtggcgccacgggcggtttaaagaagaTTATACTAATGGCTTAACAAAGTGCTAGGTTTTTCCTGGATTGGAAGGAGGAAGGTGTAATTAATTGAACCAGTTAAAAAGTACAAATCGATTTGAGTGTTCCAGGGATGCAGGGTAGCTAAACAACTGTCAGGAACATTACAAAATTCCAGAAGCAGGTTGTATTGCTCGTTACATCACAGGTGCAAATAGGTGTGGCAGTGTTTACATCATTGTGTTGCACACAAGGAAGTATGTACTTTTACAGTCCATTCGGGGAGCTGACTTCTTGTGACAAAATTATGCAATTTgagcatttagaacaattttAGACACACTGCCGTCTGCAAAGATATCAGGATTTCTTCTCAGCAAATGCACACCCAGTTGTACAAGCATCCCCCATGTCTGTGCAATTTGAGATAGAAGATGGATTGATGTTTGAGCAAGAGTGCTGCTTTCTTGGCTGGATATTGTGATTTATAGGTCTAAGGTTAAATCCTGTGAAAGCCATTTGGATGACAACATTAAGTCAAGGCCTTATTGATTTCTGCAGCTGTGCATCACTTCCGGCTAGCTGCGGCCCTGATCTGTTTCTTGAATGTACATGAGGGAGAAGCAGAGTGGATGAGATGGATATTCCCCTTATATAGTATATTACTGTACTGGCAGCCCAGCTGCTTTCCCTGGTGTGAAGCCCtctcccagggccctctcctgcCCCAGGATCCCGGTTACATGGCAGCCCGGCTCCTTTCCCCACTCCAAAGCCTCACCTGGTCGGCCCGCTGATGTCAgggacgggccaaggggccaatcgaaaGCTGCACGCTgtgtggctcccgattggccccttggccccggactgacactcggagagGCCAGTCgagagccacaaagcggctccagatgggcccttcgagtttttatcccggacttgccccacaccttcctcctcccacaatgccCGTACTCCTTTATTCttaccactcccgcggagcggtttactgATATTCTATCTAGCCAAGCATAATTGAATGGATGGGTAATTAACTGTGTTTTTctattgtttgtttgtatattgtCCTGTCATTTGTTAGGAAAGACTGAAGAGAGATACTGAACAGGGTGGTAGAAACATACATGGACTTTACCATTAGTATGCTCTGTGGTAAAGAAGCAAGTTGCACTAACTAGCCAGCTATATTGACTTAATCCCTTGcctgatttatttttatatttcatttataccccctttccccccagtgggGTCTCAAAGTGCCTTTCATCATTCTCCAATTTACCCTTACAATGACTCTGTGAAATAGTTCAAGTTGAGAGtgtatgacttgcccaaggtcacccagcaactttctatggaagagtggggatgtTAACTTCGGTCTCCCAGATATTCGTATAACCCACTAACCACTGATATCACCACACTGACTATCGAAAGAAGGATGAAAAATCTTTCTTCCTCAAAAGGCTATGCAGAAAACTTCTAACTGGTCAATGTGGTGCATTGGGGAAAAAAGATATGCATACATAGATTTTTACTCCTTTGTATGCTAGTTCTTCTCCATCTGCATCAATTTCATTTGGTTGTGTACAATTTCTGTAAGGATgcttgggggaaagagagaggcccGTAGTATTGTTTCATATTACTTTACTAAGATAGCTGGCTTCTGATAGGTTTGCCTGCATGTGCCTCATTCAAAACACAATTATATGTACTTTTTAAATCAAAATTACCTATACATCTGTAGAAAAACGTGCAGATTTCACGGTACTGGGGCATTGGCTTGCTGTACAACTGCTTAAAATGACTTGTAAGAACTGAACCTACAAATGCCTTATtttgcccttttaaaaataaggcCGCCTTCTTCTGGTTTAAGCAGATGACTTCCCTTTTGAGTATGAAGTTGCAATGGTACAGGGTTTTTTTATTAGGAAGATGTTTAAAGTGTTTCAAGAGCAGTGAAGAGTACATTGTGTGAGAGAGTGACCTTGGAGATGTTGTCACTGCTGTGTCTCCCATAGACACTGGGAATATTGACCTGGAATGGCATGAAATATGCAGCAGGGGCATGTAAAATCTGTAATCTTGCTCCAGTCCTGATATTGCTGTGGATATAGCTAATATTTTATTTCCAAGCATAACAtgctgctttctttctctctgaatGGTACTTCTTCAATTTATAGGTACAAACCTCCATCTACAGAGAACAACCCTACCTTGGAAGATCCTACACCAGACTACATGAATCTGCTGGGAATGATTTTCAGTATGTGTGGCTTGATGCTGAAAGTAAGTAGTGGGCAGTTAGTCCTTTGACCTCATGGCATCAAGAATATTGATCACACAAATCATGCACAATGTTCTTTCAGCTGCTTGTTATTGTGCAAGTAATACATTTGATATAGCATTGTATATTTCTACAGAGCTTCAGATGTTTAGTCATAAACACTCCCAGATTAGCGAAATTTGTAAGTAGTTTGTGGATTAGCTACTCTTTTTCCATTCACAATATCCACAGCtttccctccttaccttttttgagctgcattaattcattaattaattggaCCTAATCCATCTCAATTTGTatggcatttttatttatttattttatatatttttttatttttccaaaaagatagaaataacatagatacatataataaacattagtgagcaattgtttagaatctaagcgTATTAGAACCCGCTCCTTTCCCATCTGATTtacttttttagatagttcagataaggaccccattgttcctgaaaggcttcttctgattttccattaaccactaatgtcaatttagccatcttggcgagatctgccaatttgctcagccagtcttctattgacggtagctcatgcgttttccatttctagCCAGCACTAATCTTGCCGCCGTCATTGCGTAGAACAATAAACTTCTTGTGTGTGTTGAgaggcactgcggtggtaaaCTTAATAGCATATATTCAGGCTTCATAGGAAAATTCaactcccacattttctgcattattgtatgaaccttagcccagtacttatatattttttcacatttccaccacatgtgatagaaagaacctactttatctgcacatttccaacacttattgtcacaactttttgcaattgtagcaatcacttttggtgttacataccatctataaaatattttataccagttttctctgagaatttgactgttagtaagctttggaattctagtccataTGTGTTCCCATTGTTCTAAGGTCACTTGGGTCTCtaagttttgcatccatttgatcatgcatggttttatctgttccatctcagtttcatatttcaataaGAGTTTATATATTAGTCCTTGTAAGTGTGGTTTTTCTTGTATTAAtaggttttcaaattctggtattggagcctctaaatTTAATGGATGCTGGAATTCTGCTTTGAACCTAGATAGGAGTTGGTTATATTCCAGCCATTGGATTTCCACTCCTTCTTTCTCTAAAACTTGCCTTTCTTTGAATTTGCCAAATTTTGTTAAGAGTTCTTTGTATCGTAGGCAAGTCaatcttttttgttgtgttttgctgAAATGAGCTTCAGTTGGTGATTTTAATATAGATGGCGTCGGAGATAGTCTGCTACCATACTTTGTCCAAATTTTTAACAGTCCGTCAATCCAAGAGTTCCAAGGTGTCTTTTGTTTTTGCGTTCCTGTCGGCCaaagtctttcatggaaactgttgCCTAAGGCCTCTTTTTCAAATATCAGTTCTCTTAATTGTGACTCTCGTATCCAATCCGCTATGTATGTAAGTGCCGTTTGCGTGATAGTACAGCTTTAAGGTTGGtattccttgtcctcctctcctttttcatcttgtaatattttaaaggcaattcttggtctttttccgcttcattcattcattcattcattcattcattcattcattcattcattcattcattcataatatttatataccgccctccccgagggctcagggctgtttacagaaaacaggaaaagatacaattaacatatggtaacaggtaacagtaacagtaataacattataacaataataacttatcaagatcataacaataacattataaaatagaaattgcaagagcctcagctcaactcttactggacccagtgggttaaaccgattagtgttggtcgtgaggggggggaagcttgggggccaactggaagcggtggtttggtcgacctcaaccaagtgcttggcagaggagctcccttttgcaggccctgtggaactgtttaggtctgtcagggccctgatctcctctggtagctcataccaccaggtgggggccagaatggagaaaactctggccctagttgaggtcaagcgggcttccttggggccagggaccaccaggaggttggatgtagctcaaggctctttgaggagtgtaggtggagaggcggtccctcaggtatactgggcccagaccgcatatggccttaaaggtgataaccaacatcttaagcctgatccggaattcaaccgggagccagcgcagctgctggaggatgggccggatgtggggcCTTCAAGGTGTTgccgtgaggaccctggcagccgcgttctggaccagttactgtttggcttggcgaaggtggtaaaatgccagccatgctaccgtagtgatctgagcctccattgagagggaggcatctagTATCACTACCAGGTTCCTGGCGGcgtgggccacttttagctgcactccatccagattttgtaggcgtgcttcctcacttggaccttttctgcccagccacaggacctccgtctttgaagggttgagcttcagatgactctgcttgagccaccgtgtcaccgcttccaggcaagaaggcgcataaagatgttaaatagggttggagTGTTTTCCAGAGTGTTTGTAttattcctgtttgatgtaaactgccctgagcctttggggcaAACACCCACAGAAAGATCTTTACCTTCCCAAGGAAAGGTCTAACGTCTCTGTGGGGTTGGGATACAGATTTTTTTCAGAGTAAGCATATATTGTGCTTTCAGCATTCTATGATATACAGTTGTCTCTGCGTAATTCAGTTAAAAGCCTAGAAGATGTTAGTTCATGCATTAGCACTGAACAAACTTGAGGTCTCCTTGATATCAAAACATGCTTTTTAAATTATCTTAATTTTGCATACAAATTGTGTTTCTGTTTCGACTGTCAGTCTTGCCATGCCATGCTAATCCATTGCTCAATAACCTTTGTGTCTGGATTACTGCACTGTATTATACATGAGACGGTTAAAAAAATGATGTACAGCAGTAGTTCATCTGTTTTGTCTTTGAGAACTCTTCACTGGCTGTTTCTTGACTTCTGCGTTCAGTTCAGCATGCTGGTTATTACCTGTTTGACCCCAAGGCCATAAAAGCCTTTAACTTCAGGACTGCCTCCCCTAATGAGCTCCCTTGCAGCAGCTCCATTTTGTGAATCAAAGCTTGCTGAGAATGCCATTGTGTGACAAATTAAAAATGCTGTTGCCTGCTTTATAGGATATTTTTCTGTAGTGATCCCTGGCTTGTGGAATGGGCCCAAATTTCTCAAGTTACCAGAAGATTTGCAAGGTTGAATTGTTTAGACAAGCTAAGTGACTAGGCACTTTACTTGGGTTCTGGCCTGAAATTTAAGGTTTTATTTGTTCTCTGTACTGAAATGTTATAGTCCATAGCCAAATGGGCACACAGAAAAAGAGCACACCATGGGGTATTTGAAATCTTCCATTGGCTCTGATGTaaaaaatccatccatccatactggaacagaaaagaggggggaaaacagtgTTGTGGACTGATACAGACTCAGCATGCGTGACATCCCAGGAATAAGTCCTGCAGCTAGAACCCCAGGTTCAAGTCCTCCTTAGAACTAGTTACAAGGAAGGAATCCCAAATGTATTTGAGATGTTGTACCATCGGACTCAATTACTGAGGAAAGTCTTCTCATGCAGATTGGCTGTCTCAGACTTCAGGTCCTTTGTTTAGCCTCTTCTCATGAACATTTCTTTGATGCATTTAGCAGGTTCATTACCATTGcttgctcctcttcctcccagcacccctttgTGGGGCTTGTGCTGACATGAGTTGCTATCCTAAGCATTTTGCATCCTGGCTATAGGACTGTACTCCTAGGTAGCACTCCTAAGCAGAAGTCAATCCAGTTTTATTCTgtgggacttacttccaggaaagggcTTTTAGAATTGCAGCCTCTATTGCTTGTTGAAAAACACCTAAGGTAATAAATGGCCTGCTCCTAGTAGCACCATGTTCAAACATTATTATGGTGTCTGGAAAAAACCTTTCGTAAGGCTTGCCTGCAATAATTACCATTGTACCCATTTCCATAGAGGTGAGAATTAAATTCTGCTAAGGGCACTACAAAACTGCTGTATCCAGTTTAATATAAAAGTGTCCAAAAAAGGTGATATTCTGTATCTACACCTGGGTCACAGAaattagaagcatgcatactgaaggGGATATATACTTTTGTGTAACAGTGTGTGGATGAAATCTTGGGATACTTTTGGACTGTAAgcgaaatatgagcagacagtgtgatgcaacagtaaagaagacaaatgcagtcttgggctatatcaagaggcagcacatcaaaatcacaagataatCCTGCAGTATATCACATTgttcagatcccacctggaataTTAG
Proteins encoded:
- the WDR83 gene encoding WD repeat domain-containing protein 83 translates to MAFPEPKPKKPELPKKLLGTLHCKQGAVRAVRFNVDGNYCLTCGSDKSLKLWNPQKGTLLKTYSGHGYEVLDAAGSFDNSQLCSCGSDKTVVLWDVATGQVIRKFRGHAGKVNCIQFNEEATVILSGSIDSSVRCWDCRSRRPDSVQILDEAKDGISSLKVSDHEILTGSVDGRVRRYDLRAGELCSDYIGSPITCVCFSKDGQCTLAASLDSTLRLLDKDTGEMLGEYTGHKNIAYKMDCCLNERDTHIGSCSEDGKVYFWDLVEGSLTTTLPVSNSAVQSLSFHPAEACLLTAAEGLVQLWREDSYVAEEEGPPA
- the WDR83OS gene encoding PAT complex subunit Asterix isoform X1; translated protein: MSSNNMADPRRPNRVLRSATIGLGGFLRQRPGAGARALQRGRRRCCVARVYKPPSTENNPTLEDPTPDYMNLLGMIFSMCGLMLKLKWCAWIAVYCSFISFANSRSSEDTKQMMSSFMLSISAVVMSYLQNPQPMSPPW